One Fundidesulfovibrio putealis DSM 16056 DNA segment encodes these proteins:
- the pheT gene encoding phenylalanine--tRNA ligase subunit beta, giving the protein MLLSLNWLREFVPYEGSVDTLADRLTMLGLEVEGVSRPFAATADVVVGHVLTREKHPDADKLSVCTVDVGQGEPLQIVCGAANVAAGLSVPVARIGTVLPGGLTIKKSKIRGVESFGMICSESELGLAEKSEGILELPAGLKPGKTLAEAMNLDDVVLEIGITPNRADCLSVLGLAREAAMAFGLPLTMPSVHLKEDGPDASTLVSIRIPEPELCPVYRARIIRGVEIKASPAWMRYRLTAMGQRPVNNIVDVTNYVMLELGQPLHAFDRNLLAGDYIEISRAAEGTRFNTLDGQERVLTTRDLLIRDGAKAVALAGVMGGENSEISDRSTEVLLECAVFNPATIRKTARRLGLSSESSYRYERGVDQPGSLFAMNRAAALMAEVADGRVLPGIAEAEPKPWKPSPIGFRPAKAVSLLGIELSNDFCRKTFQGLGCEVELKSADAWTITPPPARQDLEREVDLIEEVARVYGMDRIPAAMPKMLKSLEVPDRLGAEVPFMGRLKTWACGAGLRETVNYSFVGQQELDLLGLPGEGRVPVANPLSEDQNVMRTELAPGLMKAVRHNLSQGNATLRLFELAKAFTADSASETTVREAHRLGIALCGARFGSFPWPEEKVDYSDLKGLVEQLLSSLGLSGAQYAVQKDHPWLSPCVQVSLDGRVLGVMGRVLQDVADSYEAKAGLWMAELDAEALMALHQHRSIRFRGLPKFPPSRRDVTLVMPSTLSVAEVLGAARAHKAAILEDVAVHDLFEPEGATEKNVTFRITYRHAERTLTDKDVDKAHAGLCDALSKALPVRFQ; this is encoded by the coding sequence ATGCTGCTTTCTCTCAATTGGCTGCGCGAGTTCGTCCCCTACGAGGGATCCGTGGACACCCTGGCCGACCGCCTGACCATGCTGGGCCTGGAAGTGGAGGGCGTAAGCCGTCCCTTCGCGGCCACCGCCGACGTGGTGGTGGGCCACGTGCTCACCCGCGAGAAGCACCCTGACGCCGACAAGCTCTCGGTGTGCACCGTGGACGTGGGGCAGGGCGAACCCCTGCAGATCGTGTGCGGCGCCGCCAACGTGGCTGCCGGTCTGAGCGTGCCCGTGGCCAGGATCGGCACGGTGCTGCCCGGCGGGCTGACCATCAAGAAGAGCAAGATTCGCGGCGTGGAGTCCTTCGGCATGATCTGCTCCGAGTCGGAGCTGGGCCTGGCCGAGAAGAGCGAGGGCATCCTGGAGCTTCCCGCAGGACTTAAGCCCGGCAAGACTTTGGCAGAGGCCATGAACCTGGACGACGTGGTGCTGGAGATCGGCATCACCCCCAACCGGGCGGACTGCCTCTCCGTGCTGGGGCTGGCCCGCGAGGCCGCCATGGCCTTTGGCCTGCCACTGACCATGCCTTCGGTGCACCTGAAGGAGGACGGCCCGGACGCGTCCACCCTGGTGTCCATCCGCATCCCCGAGCCCGAACTGTGCCCGGTGTACCGCGCCCGCATCATCCGTGGCGTGGAGATCAAGGCCTCTCCCGCCTGGATGCGTTACCGCCTGACCGCCATGGGCCAGCGTCCGGTGAACAACATCGTGGACGTGACCAACTACGTCATGCTGGAACTTGGCCAGCCCCTGCACGCCTTCGACAGGAACCTGCTGGCCGGGGACTACATCGAGATAAGCCGCGCCGCCGAGGGCACGCGCTTCAATACCCTGGACGGCCAGGAGCGCGTGCTGACCACCCGCGACCTCCTGATCCGCGACGGGGCCAAGGCCGTTGCGCTGGCAGGCGTCATGGGCGGCGAGAACTCCGAAATTTCCGACCGCTCCACCGAGGTGCTGCTGGAGTGCGCCGTGTTCAACCCGGCCACCATCCGCAAGACCGCCCGCCGCCTGGGCCTCTCCAGCGAGTCCTCCTACCGCTACGAGCGCGGCGTGGACCAGCCCGGCTCGCTCTTCGCCATGAACCGCGCCGCCGCCCTCATGGCCGAGGTGGCCGACGGTCGCGTGCTGCCCGGAATCGCCGAGGCCGAGCCCAAGCCCTGGAAGCCCTCGCCCATCGGGTTCAGGCCCGCCAAGGCGGTGAGCCTGCTGGGCATCGAGCTCTCCAACGATTTTTGCCGCAAGACCTTCCAGGGCCTGGGCTGCGAGGTGGAGCTCAAGTCCGCCGACGCCTGGACCATCACGCCCCCGCCCGCCCGCCAGGACCTGGAGCGCGAGGTGGACCTGATCGAAGAGGTTGCGCGCGTGTACGGCATGGACCGCATCCCGGCCGCCATGCCCAAGATGCTGAAATCCCTCGAAGTGCCTGACCGCCTGGGCGCGGAAGTGCCCTTCATGGGCCGCCTGAAGACCTGGGCCTGCGGCGCTGGCCTTCGCGAGACCGTGAACTACTCCTTCGTGGGCCAGCAGGAACTCGACCTGCTGGGCCTGCCGGGAGAGGGCCGCGTCCCTGTGGCCAACCCCCTCTCGGAAGACCAGAACGTCATGCGCACCGAGCTGGCCCCCGGGCTCATGAAGGCCGTTCGCCACAACCTGTCGCAGGGCAACGCCACGCTTCGCCTGTTCGAGCTGGCCAAGGCCTTCACCGCGGACAGCGCCAGCGAGACCACCGTGCGCGAGGCCCATCGCCTGGGCATCGCCCTGTGCGGTGCGCGCTTCGGCTCCTTCCCCTGGCCCGAGGAGAAGGTCGACTACTCCGACCTCAAGGGGCTGGTGGAGCAGCTGCTGTCCTCGCTTGGCCTGTCGGGCGCACAGTACGCCGTGCAGAAGGACCACCCCTGGCTTTCGCCCTGCGTGCAGGTGAGCCTGGACGGGCGCGTGCTCGGCGTCATGGGCCGCGTGCTCCAGGACGTGGCCGACAGCTACGAGGCCAAGGCCGGACTGTGGATGGCGGAGCTCGACGCCGAGGCCCTCATGGCCCTGCACCAGCACCGCTCCATCCGTTTCCGGGGCCTGCCCAAGTTCCCGCCGTCGCGCCGCGACGTGACCCTGGTGATGCCTTCCACGCTCTCCGTGGCCGAGGTGCTGGGAGCAGCGCGCGCCCACAAGGCCGCCATCCTGGAGGACGTGGCCGTGCACGACCTCTTCGAGCCCGAAGGCGCGACCGAGAAGAACGTGACCTTCCGCATCACCTATCGCCACGCCGAGCGCACCCTCACCGACAAGGACGTGGACAAGGCCCATGCCGGCCTGTGCGACGCGCTGTCCAAGGCTTTGCCGGTGCGCTTCCAGTAG
- the fba gene encoding class II fructose-1,6-bisphosphate aldolase, with translation MPLVSPKEMFDKAYAGGYAVGAFNVNNMEIIQGIIAAGNQERSPLILQVSAGARKYAGENYIMKLMEAAMDDTDLPVVLHLDHGQNFEICEMVIKAGFTSVMVDGSHLPFEENIALTKKVVECAHAQGVFVEAELGRLAGVEDEVSSEHSIYTDPDQAVEFVERSGCDSLAIAIGTSHGAYKFKGEAKLDFDRLEKIGKLMPGYPLVLHGSSSVPQEFVKMANTYGGAVGDAKGVPEEMLRRAATMAVCKINIDTDIRLAMTAVIRKHFAEHPSDFDPRQYLVPARDAVRDMVAHKIRNVLGCSGKA, from the coding sequence ATGCCTTTGGTTTCGCCCAAGGAAATGTTCGATAAAGCCTACGCAGGCGGCTACGCCGTCGGCGCCTTCAACGTCAACAACATGGAGATCATCCAGGGCATCATCGCCGCTGGCAACCAGGAGCGTTCGCCGCTCATCCTCCAGGTCTCGGCGGGGGCGCGCAAGTACGCGGGCGAGAACTACATCATGAAGCTCATGGAAGCCGCCATGGACGACACCGACCTTCCGGTGGTGCTGCACCTGGACCATGGCCAGAACTTCGAGATCTGCGAGATGGTCATCAAGGCCGGGTTTACCTCGGTGATGGTGGACGGCTCGCACCTTCCCTTTGAGGAGAACATCGCCCTGACCAAGAAGGTCGTGGAATGCGCCCACGCGCAGGGCGTGTTCGTGGAGGCGGAGCTTGGCCGCCTGGCTGGCGTGGAGGACGAGGTCAGCTCCGAGCACAGCATCTACACCGATCCCGACCAGGCTGTGGAATTCGTGGAGCGCTCCGGCTGCGACTCCCTGGCCATCGCCATCGGCACCAGCCACGGGGCCTACAAGTTCAAGGGCGAGGCCAAGCTGGACTTCGACCGCCTGGAGAAGATCGGCAAGCTCATGCCCGGCTATCCCCTGGTGCTGCACGGTTCCTCGTCCGTGCCCCAGGAGTTCGTGAAGATGGCCAACACCTACGGCGGCGCCGTGGGCGACGCCAAGGGCGTGCCCGAGGAGATGCTGCGCCGCGCCGCCACCATGGCCGTGTGCAAGATCAACATCGACACGGACATCCGTCTGGCCATGACCGCTGTCATCCGTAAACATTTCGCAGAGCACCCCAGCGATTTCGATCCCCGCCAGTACCTCGTGCCCGCCCGCGACGCCGTGCGGGACATGGTGGCTCACAAGATCAGGAACGTGCTGGGCTGTTCCGGCAAGGCATAA
- the gap gene encoding type I glyceraldehyde-3-phosphate dehydrogenase, with translation MAIKIGVNGFGRIGRYLTRILAGDKNIEIGVINARADNAELARLLKYDSVHRIFQGEVGTWENGITVAGNKIVVTRCPGGEWKWAEHGIDIVVDTTGKFTDREKASQHLACGAKKVIISAPAKNPDCTVVMGVNEADYDPAAHHIVSSASCTTNCLAPVAKALNDAFGIKHGLMTTIHSYTMSQRILDGSHKDPRRARAACISLIPTTTGAARAVTVVMPEMKGKLDGYSIRVPTADGSLVDLTCEMEKSVTKEEVNALLKSKSNENMGYTDEPLVSVDYLGDTHGGVVDGPLTTVLDNNMLKVVIWYDNEAGFTHQLVRLINMVVTKK, from the coding sequence ATGGCGATCAAGATTGGCGTGAACGGATTCGGCCGCATCGGCCGCTACCTGACCCGGATACTGGCTGGCGACAAGAACATCGAGATCGGGGTCATCAACGCCCGCGCCGACAATGCCGAGCTGGCCCGGCTGTTGAAGTACGACTCCGTGCACCGCATCTTCCAGGGCGAAGTGGGCACCTGGGAGAACGGCATCACCGTGGCCGGCAACAAGATCGTGGTGACCCGCTGCCCCGGCGGCGAGTGGAAGTGGGCCGAACACGGCATCGACATCGTGGTGGACACCACCGGGAAGTTCACCGACCGCGAGAAGGCGTCCCAGCATCTGGCCTGCGGGGCGAAAAAGGTCATCATCTCCGCCCCCGCCAAGAACCCGGACTGCACCGTGGTCATGGGCGTGAACGAGGCCGACTACGACCCCGCCGCGCACCACATCGTCTCTTCGGCCTCCTGCACCACCAACTGCCTGGCTCCCGTAGCCAAAGCCCTGAACGACGCCTTCGGCATCAAGCACGGCCTCATGACCACCATCCACTCCTACACCATGAGCCAGCGCATCCTGGACGGCTCCCACAAGGACCCCCGCCGCGCCCGCGCCGCCTGCATCTCGCTCATCCCCACCACCACCGGGGCCGCCCGCGCGGTCACCGTGGTCATGCCGGAGATGAAGGGCAAGCTGGACGGCTACTCCATCCGCGTCCCCACCGCCGACGGCTCCCTGGTGGACCTGACCTGCGAGATGGAGAAGTCCGTCACCAAGGAAGAGGTCAACGCCCTGCTGAAGTCCAAGTCCAACGAGAACATGGGCTACACCGACGAGCCCCTGGTCTCCGTGGACTACCTGGGCGACACCCACGGCGGCGTGGTGGACGGCCCCCTCACCACCGTGCTGGACAACAACATGCTCAAGGTGGTCATCTGGTACGACAACGAGGCCGGATTCACCCACCAGCTGGTGCGCCTGATCAACATGGTGGTCACCAAGAAGTAG
- a CDS encoding response regulator, translating to MDQQSIQRLRRILGETNLLVVDDTPIIRGIVEAILEPLGMHAIYQASNGAEAWNIMESTPIGLVVADWLMPGVDGLELLRKMRGDERFAATPFIMITGMPNKKVVVEAMKLGIADFMTKPIDGSVLKQKILKALSQSREV from the coding sequence ATGGATCAGCAGTCCATTCAACGCCTGAGACGGATACTTGGGGAAACGAACCTTCTGGTTGTGGACGACACACCCATCATTCGCGGCATTGTGGAAGCAATCCTGGAGCCGCTCGGCATGCACGCCATCTACCAGGCCAGCAACGGCGCGGAGGCCTGGAACATCATGGAGTCCACCCCCATCGGGCTGGTGGTGGCTGACTGGCTTATGCCTGGCGTGGACGGACTGGAACTCCTGCGCAAGATGCGCGGGGACGAGCGCTTCGCGGCCACGCCCTTCATCATGATAACCGGCATGCCCAACAAAAAGGTGGTCGTTGAGGCCATGAAGCTCGGGATTGCCGATTTCATGACCAAGCCCATCGACGGGTCCGTGCTCAAGCAGAAGATCCTGAAGGCCCTGAGCCAGAGCAGGGAGGTGTAA
- a CDS encoding lytic transglycosylase domain-containing protein gives MRTILLLAAYALLCLAAACPAVAADHTPGEFDFRVPKGSTTAQMKAWIKESSARHGLDPFLVQALMEVESGGDASAVSPKGAQGLMQIMPQTGKGLNLGDPFDPSANIEAGSRYLSQQLKAFGDLRLALAAYNAGPEAVRKYAGIPPFPETQRYVAAVANRFIVLKTGKGMDAFVKKALENAGVGK, from the coding sequence ATGAGAACAATCCTGCTGCTCGCGGCGTACGCCCTGCTCTGCCTGGCAGCCGCATGTCCCGCCGTCGCCGCCGACCATACTCCCGGCGAGTTCGACTTCCGCGTGCCCAAAGGTTCCACCACCGCCCAGATGAAGGCCTGGATCAAGGAGTCTTCGGCGCGCCACGGGCTGGACCCGTTCCTGGTGCAGGCCCTCATGGAGGTGGAATCCGGCGGCGACGCCAGCGCCGTATCGCCCAAGGGGGCGCAGGGGCTCATGCAGATCATGCCCCAGACCGGCAAGGGCCTGAACCTGGGCGACCCGTTCGACCCCTCGGCCAACATCGAGGCGGGCAGCCGCTACCTGAGCCAGCAGCTCAAGGCCTTCGGGGACCTGCGCCTGGCCCTGGCCGCCTACAACGCCGGGCCGGAAGCCGTGCGCAAGTACGCAGGCATCCCGCCCTTCCCGGAAACCCAGCGCTACGTGGCCGCTGTGGCCAACCGGTTCATCGTGCTGAAAACGGGAAAGGGGATGGACGCCTTCGTGAAAAAGGCCCTGGAGAATGCGGGAGTCGGGAAGTGA
- a CDS encoding radical SAM protein, with product MHYEGNIIRPPSEADSILLQVTVGCSHNRCAFCGAYTGERFRIKDEARVFADIDYATRHMPMLRRLFLCDGDAMVLPMARLRAMLARIRERLPQVARVGTYASARSLRGKSLAELTELRSLGLSMVYMGLESGDDALLARMGKKSCVADILDKSRLVREAGMKLSVTVIAGLGGSGGWQRHARLTGEALTAMQPDQAASLSLIPVPGTPLWDWIADGSFSLPQGLDMVRELRMTLEHTNMERGLFLADHASNHVPLRLRMPRDKARGLELLDAALAGERPIRPERARRL from the coding sequence ATGCACTACGAAGGCAACATCATCCGCCCGCCAAGCGAAGCGGACAGCATCCTGCTCCAGGTCACGGTGGGCTGCTCCCACAACCGGTGCGCCTTCTGCGGAGCATACACGGGCGAGCGGTTCCGCATAAAGGACGAGGCCCGCGTCTTCGCGGACATCGACTACGCGACCCGGCACATGCCCATGCTGCGCCGCCTCTTCCTGTGCGACGGCGACGCCATGGTCCTGCCCATGGCGCGCCTGCGGGCCATGCTTGCGCGTATCCGGGAGCGGCTGCCCCAGGTGGCGCGGGTGGGGACCTACGCCAGCGCCCGCAGCCTTCGCGGGAAAAGTCTGGCGGAACTGACGGAACTTCGCTCCCTGGGCTTGTCCATGGTGTACATGGGGCTGGAATCGGGCGATGATGCGTTGCTCGCGCGCATGGGGAAAAAATCCTGCGTGGCGGACATCCTGGACAAGTCCCGACTGGTGCGCGAGGCCGGGATGAAGCTGTCGGTCACGGTGATCGCGGGCCTGGGCGGCAGCGGGGGATGGCAGCGCCACGCCCGGCTGACCGGGGAAGCGCTCACCGCCATGCAACCGGATCAGGCCGCGTCTTTGAGCCTGATCCCCGTTCCGGGCACCCCGCTCTGGGATTGGATCGCTGACGGCAGCTTCAGCCTGCCCCAGGGGCTGGACATGGTGCGCGAACTGCGGATGACGCTCGAGCACACCAACATGGAGCGCGGGCTTTTCCTGGCGGATCACGCCTCCAACCATGTGCCGCTCAGGCTGCGCATGCCCCGCGACAAGGCGCGCGGCCTTGAACTTCTGGACGCCGCCCTGGCCGGGGAGCGCCCCATCAGGCCGGAACGCGCCAGAAGGCTGTAA
- a CDS encoding diguanylate cyclase has translation MRFAPVWNLHAFFRIYGLTFSLLPCALTAVFLWYFLSDRLHSLYLNEIRQTLTIQGQFLDTWISYRQRDIQRLAEVKEVVGMDLDATDRSFRQFLAVMPEFRGLGLIDANGRTVVDTVTTPGLYLGDRAYFRAAEQGKSYISDVLVGRATGTSLIIFASPVMSGDGAFRGVIFAPVSLDMIEEIIRPRIQFEGRTLLLDKSRKLISGAQRMGPGAANGMPHPASHSIRTDGESFTYKGLDGEEIVAVALPLDTLGWVLVGEVKAEAMRKAVRPVLGWVLAAGGVSFLLALPLLFRMARQVESVVMPLARHARGVAGGNYSQPPPEVRLDKSPLELRVLAEAYETMRAKILSDMNLLETLALTDDLTRLPNRRCLMEEGLRLLEISARAGNPCSCMIIDVDHFKDVNDRLGHAMGDQVLAALATVFRESLRGADLLGRLGGEEFLVICTNTDAADALHLADRLRQNLRGITSGPLADLNITVSIGVATLTAPVEDAPALFDRLILTADMAMYQAKTSGRDKVVLANCDPRQSTCNDFII, from the coding sequence ATGCGCTTTGCCCCGGTCTGGAATCTGCACGCCTTTTTCAGGATTTACGGCCTGACCTTCTCGCTGTTGCCCTGCGCGCTCACGGCAGTGTTCCTCTGGTATTTCCTGTCGGACAGGTTGCACTCGCTGTACCTGAACGAGATCCGCCAGACGCTGACTATACAGGGGCAGTTCCTGGACACCTGGATCTCCTACCGGCAGCGCGACATCCAGCGCCTGGCCGAGGTCAAGGAGGTCGTAGGCATGGACCTGGACGCGACGGACCGCTCCTTCCGGCAGTTCCTGGCTGTCATGCCGGAGTTTCGCGGCCTTGGGCTCATCGACGCCAACGGGCGCACGGTGGTGGACACCGTGACCACGCCGGGCCTCTACCTGGGTGACCGGGCCTATTTCAGGGCTGCCGAGCAGGGGAAAAGTTACATTTCCGACGTGCTGGTGGGGCGCGCCACCGGGACCAGCCTCATCATTTTCGCCTCTCCGGTGATGTCCGGCGACGGAGCGTTCCGTGGAGTCATCTTCGCGCCTGTATCCCTGGACATGATCGAAGAAATCATCAGGCCACGGATTCAGTTCGAGGGGCGCACGCTGCTGCTGGACAAGTCCCGCAAACTGATCTCCGGCGCGCAGAGGATGGGGCCGGGCGCGGCGAACGGCATGCCCCACCCCGCATCCCACTCCATACGCACCGACGGCGAGAGCTTCACCTACAAAGGGCTGGACGGAGAAGAGATCGTGGCTGTGGCGCTGCCCCTGGACACCCTGGGATGGGTGCTGGTGGGAGAGGTGAAGGCCGAGGCCATGCGCAAGGCCGTGCGGCCCGTGCTGGGCTGGGTGCTGGCGGCGGGCGGGGTGTCCTTCCTGCTGGCCCTGCCGCTCCTGTTCAGGATGGCCCGGCAGGTGGAGTCCGTGGTCATGCCTTTGGCTCGGCACGCACGCGGCGTGGCCGGGGGAAACTATTCCCAGCCGCCGCCGGAGGTCCGCCTCGACAAAAGCCCGCTGGAACTGCGCGTGCTGGCCGAAGCCTACGAGACAATGCGCGCAAAGATTCTGAGCGACATGAACCTCCTGGAGACCCTGGCCCTCACCGACGACCTGACCCGGTTGCCCAACCGGCGCTGCCTCATGGAGGAAGGGTTGCGCCTCCTTGAGATCAGCGCACGTGCAGGCAACCCCTGTTCCTGCATGATCATCGACGTGGACCACTTCAAGGACGTGAACGACCGCCTGGGCCACGCCATGGGCGATCAGGTGCTGGCCGCGCTGGCCACGGTATTCCGCGAATCGCTTCGCGGGGCCGACCTGCTGGGACGACTCGGCGGCGAGGAATTCCTGGTGATCTGCACCAACACCGACGCGGCGGACGCTCTCCACCTGGCGGACAGGCTGCGCCAGAACCTGCGCGGCATCACTTCCGGGCCGTTGGCCGACCTGAACATCACCGTCAGTATCGGCGTGGCCACTTTGACTGCGCCGGTGGAAGACGCCCCCGCCCTCTTCGACCGCCTGATCCTCACGGCGGACATGGCCATGTACCAGGCCAAGACCTCCGGACGCGACAAGGTGGTGCTGGCCAACTGCGATCCCAGGCAGTCCACCTGCAACGACTTCATCATCTGA
- a CDS encoding nitroreductase family protein: MLQFHVDETLCVRCGECEADCPAGIIAMNDLPEIIDEERCYRCLHCYAVCPTGALSILGNDPAMAQAGPDAPELPSSAQMGNLIRWRRSVRRYQDENLPPELIDELLDTACHAPTGVNARDVLFTVVRNKEFMAFLSREIMARLSELEESGRLPGGLAGQYLAFVVSAWKTQGRDVILRGAPHLLVTSAPKSAPCPVQDTHIALVTFELLASSHGLGTLWDGLFMMALSVCPDLVERLGIPADHTLGYAMLFGKPAVEYHRPARRGPVRVNMLG; this comes from the coding sequence ATGCTCCAGTTCCATGTTGATGAGACGTTGTGCGTCCGGTGCGGCGAGTGCGAGGCTGATTGCCCGGCAGGCATCATCGCCATGAACGATCTCCCTGAAATCATCGACGAGGAGCGGTGCTACCGCTGCCTGCACTGCTACGCGGTCTGCCCCACGGGGGCGTTGTCGATCCTGGGGAACGATCCGGCCATGGCTCAGGCTGGACCGGACGCGCCGGAGCTTCCCTCTTCAGCGCAGATGGGCAACCTGATCCGGTGGCGCAGGTCCGTGCGTCGCTACCAGGACGAAAACCTGCCCCCCGAGCTGATCGATGAACTCCTGGACACGGCCTGCCACGCGCCCACCGGGGTGAACGCCAGGGACGTGCTGTTCACGGTGGTCAGGAACAAGGAGTTCATGGCCTTCCTGAGCCGCGAGATCATGGCCCGCCTCTCGGAGCTGGAGGAGTCCGGAAGGCTGCCGGGCGGTCTGGCCGGGCAGTATCTCGCGTTTGTGGTGAGCGCCTGGAAGACCCAGGGGCGCGACGTCATCCTCCGGGGAGCGCCGCACCTGCTCGTGACCAGCGCCCCCAAAAGTGCGCCATGCCCCGTCCAGGACACCCACATCGCCCTGGTCACTTTCGAGCTCCTGGCGAGCTCGCACGGGCTGGGCACGCTGTGGGACGGCCTGTTCATGATGGCGCTGTCGGTCTGCCCGGATCTGGTGGAGCGCCTGGGCATCCCGGCGGACCACACCCTCGGGTACGCCATGCTCTTCGGGAAACCGGCGGTGGAATACCACCGTCCGGCCAGACGCGGCCCCGTCAGGGTGAACATGCTGGGCTGA
- a CDS encoding flagellin N-terminal helical domain-containing protein, whose amino-acid sequence MALSINSNGLASISAYYLGQAYDSLEVSTRRLSSGLRINSASDDPAGLAVREMMRAEIASLNQGVRNANDAISLLQTADGALSVIDEKLIRMKELSTQASTGTYTQAQRQMLDSEYQAMAKEITRIANATDFNGIYLLNGNLSSSTHNGTTLTPTGKMKVHFGSKNNSDADYYYIQISRSTASAFGVGSTATTTNGKSISTQSLAQNALAQIDKAIVSKDKIRANLGALQNRLQNTVQALQLQSENLQLAEAQISDVDLATEMANYVRGQILSQSATAMLSQANTLPQLALALLR is encoded by the coding sequence ATGGCACTCTCAATCAATAGCAACGGCCTGGCCTCGATAAGCGCGTACTACCTCGGCCAGGCTTACGACAGCCTCGAGGTCTCCACGCGCAGGCTGTCCTCCGGACTTCGGATCAACAGCGCGAGCGACGATCCGGCCGGATTGGCGGTCCGGGAGATGATGCGGGCGGAGATCGCCTCGCTCAATCAGGGAGTGCGCAACGCCAACGACGCCATCTCGTTGCTTCAGACCGCAGACGGAGCCTTGAGCGTCATAGATGAAAAACTCATCCGCATGAAGGAGCTCTCCACCCAGGCCTCGACGGGAACCTACACGCAGGCTCAGCGACAGATGCTTGATTCGGAATACCAGGCGATGGCAAAGGAAATCACCAGAATCGCCAACGCTACGGACTTCAACGGGATATATCTGTTGAATGGAAATCTTTCGAGCTCGACACACAACGGAACAACCCTGACTCCCACCGGCAAGATGAAGGTCCATTTCGGATCGAAGAACAATTCGGACGCTGATTATTACTACATCCAGATAAGCCGTTCCACTGCCTCGGCGTTCGGAGTGGGCAGCACGGCGACCACCACCAACGGCAAGTCGATCTCCACGCAGTCCCTGGCGCAGAACGCCCTGGCCCAGATCGACAAGGCCATCGTGTCGAAGGACAAAATCCGGGCCAACCTCGGCGCGCTCCAGAACCGCCTGCAGAACACGGTGCAGGCCCTGCAACTCCAGTCCGAAAACCTCCAGCTGGCCGAGGCTCAAATCTCAGATGTGGACCTCGCCACGGAAATGGCCAACTACGTCCGGGGTCAGATACTGAGCCAGTCCGCGACGGCCATGCTCTCCCAGGCGAACACCCTGCCCCAGCTGGCCCTGGCGCTTCTGCGCTGA